One genomic window of Sodaliphilus pleomorphus includes the following:
- a CDS encoding IS30 family transposase: MYKQLTSEQRYTISVLLQTKFSLSFIAETIGVSVSTVSRERRRNSNAKGVYDARAAVLKVKRRKARTPGNRRIAPYVRSRVFELIRKEQWSPEEVAGWLGKKEGITVSKSTIYNWIAALSPHYGDNIRKHLRHGGRPRQKSLLTTKAHIPNRLSIDERPETDYGQTIGDWEMDTIVGKEGKGAIVTLVERKSSFMLMEKLDTGKQAVPLAYAVVRLLRESGLPVRSITTDNGPEFAAHEIIARELNTKVYFAHPYCSWEKGAIENMNGLIRQYIPKKTDFRGISRLYVKSIIEKLNNRPRKKNGFRKPKDMIKEKIA, translated from the coding sequence ATGTATAAACAATTAACCTCGGAGCAAAGATACACAATAAGTGTGCTACTCCAAACGAAATTCTCACTTAGTTTCATAGCCGAGACTATTGGTGTGTCAGTAAGCACGGTTTCTCGTGAGCGAAGGCGTAATTCTAATGCTAAAGGCGTTTATGACGCACGTGCGGCCGTATTGAAAGTCAAACGACGCAAGGCCAGGACACCTGGCAATCGCCGTATCGCTCCCTATGTACGCAGCCGTGTTTTTGAACTTATCCGTAAGGAGCAGTGGTCGCCGGAGGAAGTCGCCGGATGGCTTGGCAAGAAAGAGGGCATCACGGTGTCCAAGTCAACCATATACAACTGGATAGCGGCCCTTTCCCCACATTACGGGGACAACATCCGAAAGCACCTCAGGCATGGAGGCAGACCAAGGCAAAAGTCCTTGCTTACCACCAAGGCGCATATTCCCAACCGCCTCTCCATTGACGAAAGACCGGAAACGGACTATGGACAGACCATAGGAGACTGGGAGATGGACACCATCGTCGGAAAAGAAGGCAAAGGTGCCATCGTTACTCTGGTTGAGAGGAAGAGCAGCTTTATGCTCATGGAGAAACTCGATACGGGAAAGCAGGCCGTTCCACTGGCATATGCCGTGGTGAGACTCTTACGGGAGAGCGGTCTGCCTGTAAGGTCGATAACGACAGACAACGGGCCGGAGTTTGCCGCACACGAAATCATTGCGAGGGAACTTAACACGAAAGTTTACTTCGCACATCCGTACTGCTCGTGGGAGAAGGGAGCCATCGAGAACATGAACGGGCTCATCAGGCAATATATTCCGAAGAAGACGGACTTTAGGGGTATTTCAAGGCTATATGTCAAGAGCATCATCGAAAAATTAAACAACAGGCCTAGAAAGAAAAACGGATTTCGCAAGCCCAAAGACATGATTAAAGAAAAAATAGCGTAA
- a CDS encoding alpha-hydroxy-acid oxidizing protein, which translates to MEEKKTTSPWPGPAGLIPVTSGAADDANLINRRYLDSLLVEMRVIDAVEPCLDTVIYGHKFASPIMMPAFSHLNKVPLEGGRKPMREYAQAARKLNVLNWVGTEPDDEFAAIVAVGAPTVRIIKPWADHDLVLESIAFAQTQGALAVGIDIDHIVGNDGHYDVVDGMPLGPVSLQLLHDYAAATSLPFIAKGVLSVDDALKARDAGCRGVLVSHHHGRVPYGLPPTRVLPAVKQALEGSGVAIFCDCGIDSGYDAYKALALGADAVAVGRGMLPQLLKQGAAGVVEKVKQMNVQLKRMMMYTGIAGTGSFDSSVIHHM; encoded by the coding sequence ATGGAAGAAAAGAAGACAACGAGCCCGTGGCCTGGACCAGCAGGGCTCATCCCGGTGACCAGCGGAGCTGCCGACGACGCCAACCTCATCAACCGTCGTTACCTCGACAGCCTGCTGGTGGAAATGCGCGTGATCGATGCCGTGGAGCCGTGTCTCGACACGGTGATCTACGGGCACAAGTTTGCCTCACCCATCATGATGCCGGCCTTCTCACACCTCAACAAGGTGCCCCTCGAGGGCGGTCGCAAGCCCATGCGCGAGTATGCCCAGGCAGCGCGCAAGCTCAACGTGCTCAACTGGGTGGGCACCGAGCCCGACGACGAGTTTGCCGCCATCGTGGCAGTGGGAGCCCCCACAGTGCGCATCATCAAGCCCTGGGCCGACCACGACCTGGTGCTCGAGAGCATTGCCTTTGCCCAGACGCAAGGCGCACTGGCAGTGGGCATCGACATCGACCACATTGTGGGCAATGATGGCCACTACGACGTGGTCGACGGCATGCCTCTGGGGCCGGTGAGCCTGCAGCTGCTGCACGACTATGCGGCCGCCACCTCGCTGCCCTTCATTGCCAAGGGCGTGCTCTCGGTAGACGATGCCTTGAAGGCCCGCGATGCCGGTTGCCGTGGCGTGCTGGTGTCGCACCACCACGGGCGTGTGCCCTACGGCCTGCCGCCCACCCGCGTGCTGCCGGCCGTGAAGCAGGCGCTCGAGGGCAGTGGCGTGGCCATCTTCTGCGACTGCGGCATCGACTCGGGCTACGACGCCTACAAGGCTCTTGCCCTGGGTGCCGACGCTGTGGCCGTGGGCCGCGGCATGCTGCCGCAGTTGCTCAAGCAGGGCGCCGCCGGTGTGGTCGAGAAAGTGAAACAGATGAACGTGCAGCTCAAGCGCATGATGATGTACACGGGCATCGCTGGCACGGGCTCGTTCGACAGCAGCGTCATCCACCACATGTGA
- a CDS encoding glycosyltransferase family 25 protein: protein MLDNIKKDFTSTTAASAPAGQQGCEGLTIFVLHVRQGYDDRRRHMEAMMQAHGLHFEYVLEDDKSDLTPDVVGRYFAGDMARVQAATSCAAKHLAAYRRIVERNLEGALILEDDMLLHRDFNRVMGECLAEVRRRHLDGALCSLEDSLLKFVPRSQRRRGVHLYPAQRDRLGGAYYCTRGAAMTILAEAERRKCDRPIDLFHSLLLSQGLIGYYWCHPCIASQGTACGRFCSSIDRRGRRKQRYRRRMWRLKLAYKRLVYYLR from the coding sequence ATGCTTGACAATATAAAAAAGGATTTCACCTCCACCACTGCGGCGAGTGCCCCGGCTGGGCAGCAGGGCTGCGAGGGGCTCACGATCTTTGTGCTGCACGTGAGGCAGGGCTACGACGACCGGCGGCGGCACATGGAGGCGATGATGCAGGCCCACGGACTGCACTTCGAGTATGTGCTCGAGGACGACAAGAGCGACCTCACGCCCGACGTTGTGGGCCGCTACTTTGCCGGCGACATGGCCCGCGTGCAGGCCGCCACCTCGTGCGCTGCCAAGCACCTGGCGGCCTACCGGCGCATCGTGGAGCGCAACCTCGAGGGCGCGCTCATCCTGGAAGACGACATGCTGCTGCACCGCGACTTCAACCGCGTGATGGGCGAGTGCCTGGCCGAGGTGCGCCGCCGCCACCTCGATGGCGCGCTGTGCTCGCTCGAGGACAGCCTGCTCAAGTTTGTGCCCCGCAGCCAGCGCCGGCGCGGTGTGCACCTGTACCCGGCCCAGCGCGACCGGCTGGGCGGGGCCTACTACTGCACGCGCGGCGCGGCCATGACCATCCTGGCCGAGGCCGAGCGGCGCAAGTGCGACCGCCCCATCGACCTGTTTCACAGCCTGCTGCTCTCGCAGGGCCTCATAGGCTACTACTGGTGCCACCCCTGCATTGCCTCGCAGGGCACGGCGTGCGGGCGTTTCTGCTCGTCGATCGACCGCCGCGGCCGTCGCAAGCAACGCTACCGGCGCCGCATGTGGCGGCTCAAGCTCGCCTACAAGCGGCTGGTGTACTACCTGAGGTAG
- a CDS encoding T9SS type A sorting domain-containing protein — MKKSTLLLLALPLLLPVAARAVDGSDVLVVRTSGGDKPNVIDEVRRIDFAGDKVNVVYRDTQAATATYAFDDVSAIAFNLLPTGVEAVTAGKPDDAALLLRVMSDGNVLKVSGWDSARQATLEVFNLQGMTLARLAGWHGQDVDVSDLPAGVYVVKIGNKAAKFIK; from the coding sequence ATGAAAAAATCAACTCTACTGTTGCTGGCACTGCCCCTGCTCCTTCCTGTTGCGGCCAGGGCCGTCGACGGCAGCGACGTGCTTGTGGTGCGCACCAGTGGCGGCGACAAGCCCAACGTCATCGACGAGGTGCGGCGCATCGACTTTGCGGGCGACAAGGTGAACGTGGTGTACCGCGACACGCAGGCGGCCACGGCCACCTATGCCTTCGACGATGTGAGCGCCATTGCCTTCAACCTTTTGCCCACCGGCGTCGAGGCGGTGACGGCCGGCAAGCCCGACGACGCCGCCCTGCTGCTGCGCGTGATGAGCGATGGCAACGTGCTCAAGGTGAGCGGCTGGGACAGCGCGCGCCAGGCCACGCTCGAAGTTTTCAACCTGCAGGGCATGACCCTCGCCCGGCTGGCCGGCTGGCACGGCCAGGACGTTGACGTGAGCGACCTGCCGGCTGGCGTGTATGTCGTGAAAATTGGCAACAAGGCCGCCAAGTTTATCAAGTGA
- a CDS encoding TonB-dependent receptor, whose amino-acid sequence MKKQIMTTVALAGASLVAAAGPVASSDTTQMRHLQEVQVTATRATATTPVAHTNVDKQLIEKLNHGLDLPFLLSTTPGVITTSDAGSGVGYTSLRVRGTDGTRINVTNNDIPMNEPESNVLYWVDTPDLASSLQDIQVQRGAGTSTNGAGAFGASINMRTQRFSAAPHAELNGSYGSFNTNKETLKVGSGLIKDHWNFDASLSHISSDGYRDRAWSKLYSYFFQGGYFGGQTSVRFIGYGGKEETYHAWDGISRDQLKTDRTYNPNGEIKHYGKVTGFYKKQTDNFRQFNYQLIWDQGLGERWHWNMALHYTDNFGYYEEYKNARKLKEYGLTPFVVDDTEVKKSNLVRRKNNDGGFGGTVFSLNYSNDRLSATLGGGANYYKNKHYGNVIWVENYYGSALDPNHEYYRNTGKKLDMNYYIKANYQLAEGLSAYADLQYRHVGYKIKGENDKWDWTASPAHNQVLNVDEKFDFFNPKAGLYYKIDAHNNAYASFAVAHKEPVRNNYTDGSFTSKPKAERLLDYELGYQYKSACFEAGINLYYMQYHNQLVLNGKLNDIGEAMNENVKSSYRMGVELTAAWKPASWFRWDVNAALSRNKIKHYTGWVSDYDVDTWEDMYSQTAIEMGTTTISFSPSLVANNIFTFDYKGASAQLISQYVSRQYLDNMQNKYDSLDPYCVTHLDLAYTFKLPSVKSLTVGVTVYNLFNTKYETNGYSQTCALYKNGDKKTRYALSRDPRFYPMAGTNVLAHVSFKF is encoded by the coding sequence ATGAAAAAACAAATCATGACGACTGTCGCCCTGGCCGGCGCCAGCCTGGTCGCCGCGGCAGGCCCCGTTGCCAGCAGCGACACCACCCAGATGCGTCACCTGCAAGAGGTGCAGGTGACTGCAACACGTGCCACCGCCACTACTCCTGTGGCACACACCAATGTTGACAAGCAACTCATCGAGAAACTGAACCATGGCCTCGACCTGCCCTTCCTGCTCTCGACCACGCCTGGCGTGATCACCACCAGCGACGCTGGCAGCGGCGTGGGCTACACGAGCCTGCGCGTGCGCGGCACCGACGGCACCCGCATCAACGTGACCAACAACGACATCCCCATGAACGAGCCCGAGAGCAATGTGCTCTACTGGGTCGACACGCCCGACCTGGCCAGCTCGCTCCAAGACATACAGGTGCAGCGAGGCGCCGGCACGTCGACCAACGGCGCTGGAGCCTTTGGCGCCAGCATCAACATGCGCACGCAGCGCTTCTCGGCAGCGCCCCATGCCGAGCTCAACGGCAGCTATGGCTCGTTCAACACCAACAAGGAGACCCTCAAGGTGGGTTCGGGCCTCATCAAGGATCACTGGAACTTCGACGCCAGCCTGTCGCACATCTCGAGCGACGGCTACCGCGACCGCGCCTGGAGCAAGCTGTATTCCTACTTCTTCCAGGGCGGCTACTTCGGCGGCCAGACGTCGGTGCGCTTCATCGGCTACGGCGGCAAGGAAGAGACCTACCACGCTTGGGACGGCATAAGCAGGGACCAGCTCAAGACCGACCGCACCTACAACCCCAACGGCGAGATCAAGCACTACGGCAAGGTCACGGGCTTCTACAAGAAGCAGACCGACAACTTCCGCCAGTTCAACTACCAGCTCATCTGGGACCAGGGCCTGGGCGAGCGCTGGCACTGGAACATGGCGCTGCACTACACCGACAACTTCGGCTACTACGAGGAGTACAAGAATGCCCGCAAGCTCAAGGAGTACGGGCTCACGCCCTTTGTGGTCGACGACACGGAGGTGAAGAAGTCGAACCTGGTGCGCCGCAAGAACAACGACGGCGGCTTCGGCGGCACGGTGTTCTCGCTCAACTACAGCAACGACCGCCTGAGCGCCACGCTGGGCGGCGGGGCCAACTACTACAAAAACAAGCACTACGGCAACGTGATATGGGTGGAGAACTACTATGGCAGCGCCCTCGACCCCAACCACGAGTACTATCGCAACACGGGCAAGAAGCTGGACATGAACTACTACATCAAGGCCAACTACCAGCTCGCCGAGGGCCTGAGCGCCTATGCCGACCTGCAATACCGCCACGTGGGCTACAAGATCAAGGGCGAAAACGACAAGTGGGACTGGACGGCCAGCCCCGCGCACAACCAGGTGCTCAACGTCGACGAGAAATTTGACTTCTTCAACCCCAAGGCCGGCCTCTACTACAAGATCGACGCCCACAACAACGCCTACGCCTCGTTTGCCGTGGCCCATAAGGAGCCCGTGCGCAACAACTACACCGACGGCAGCTTCACCAGCAAGCCCAAGGCCGAGCGCCTGCTCGACTACGAGCTGGGCTACCAGTACAAGAGTGCCTGCTTTGAGGCCGGCATCAACCTCTACTACATGCAATATCACAACCAGCTCGTGCTCAACGGCAAGCTCAACGACATAGGCGAGGCCATGAACGAGAACGTGAAGAGCAGCTACCGCATGGGCGTGGAGCTCACCGCCGCCTGGAAACCTGCCAGCTGGTTCAGGTGGGACGTGAACGCCGCCCTGAGCCGCAACAAGATCAAGCACTACACGGGCTGGGTGAGCGACTATGACGTCGATACATGGGAAGACATGTACAGCCAGACGGCCATCGAGATGGGCACCACCACCATCTCGTTCTCGCCCTCGCTGGTGGCCAACAACATCTTCACGTTTGACTACAAGGGCGCCAGCGCGCAGCTCATCTCGCAATATGTGAGCCGCCAGTATCTCGACAACATGCAGAACAAGTACGACAGCCTCGACCCCTATTGCGTGACCCACCTCGACCTGGCCTACACCTTCAAGCTGCCCAGCGTGAAGTCGCTCACCGTGGGTGTCACCGTCTACAACCTGTTTAACACCAAGTATGAGACCAACGGCTACAGCCAGACTTGCGCCCTGTACAAGAATGGCGACAAGAAGACCCGCTACGCGCTCTCGAGAGACCCGCGCTTCTACCCCATGGCCGGCACCAACGTGCTCGCTCACGTGAGTTTCAAGTTCTAA
- the pnuC gene encoding nicotinamide riboside transporter PnuC codes for MTYITDILQWLGQPLHLLDAFSTLLGLLYLYLEYKANIWLWLVSIVMPAVHSVLYLKAGLYADFGMEFFYVAVAVYGFLSWKLGKHKGSGHDKKAAVPITHFPRRLVGATVAAFVALWAGIYLLLVEVTNSTVPLYDAFTTALSIIAYWALAKKYAEQWLLWLVVDAVCTVLYFYKSIPFSASLYGFYTVMAVVGYRKWLRLMQEQQAQ; via the coding sequence ATGACCTATATCACCGACATATTGCAATGGCTGGGCCAGCCCCTGCACCTGCTCGACGCCTTCAGCACCCTGCTGGGCCTGCTCTACCTCTATCTCGAGTACAAGGCCAACATCTGGCTTTGGCTCGTGAGCATCGTCATGCCAGCCGTGCACAGCGTGCTCTATCTCAAGGCTGGCCTCTATGCCGACTTCGGCATGGAGTTTTTCTACGTCGCCGTGGCCGTCTACGGCTTCCTGTCGTGGAAGCTGGGCAAGCACAAGGGCAGCGGGCACGACAAGAAGGCGGCAGTGCCCATCACCCACTTCCCGCGGCGGCTCGTGGGCGCAACCGTGGCAGCGTTTGTGGCCCTGTGGGCGGGCATCTACCTGCTGCTCGTGGAGGTGACCAACAGCACGGTGCCGCTCTACGACGCCTTCACCACGGCCTTGAGCATCATCGCCTACTGGGCCCTGGCCAAGAAATATGCCGAGCAATGGCTGCTGTGGCTCGTGGTCGACGCCGTGTGCACGGTGCTCTACTTCTACAAGTCGATTCCCTTCTCGGCCAGCCTCTACGGCTTCTACACCGTGATGGCCGTGGTGGGCTACCGCAAGTGGCTGCGCCTCATGCAGGAGCAGCAGGCGCAATAG